The region CCACTTCGGTAACTGTCCCTTTCAGCTATCTATTTCCTGTGTCTGAGGGGTCCACAAAATCCACTTGTCAGTTAAATATTGCTGGCTTGATTGCTTACGTTTTACTCCTGTGACTCATTCCTACTCTTGCTTGTGTCTCATTTTTTTTTACGTTCTGATCGCGTGAATGTTTGTAGGGACCTGTGGAACACCCTGGTAATGGATGAAATGGGCTCAGTGGAAAACATTGGCATTCCATTGCATCTGTAAAAAGGCTAAATCTTCGTCTGGGATTTAACACATCTCCTCGACACTTACATCACAAGAAAGATAACTTTATTTTGTTTGGTGTTCATTTTTTGTGGAATTTAaagtaatttaatacattttgaaatgtttacaaattaggTGCGCTGAAATGACAGTAACTTCCGAAAATAAACACTTGGATTATATTTATGTCTGATTACACAAATAATTTAAAGTATGTATAGATGGGTATAATCTAGAGCCAAGCGTGTTGATTTTAAATCTGAGGGTATCCTGCTATTGAAAcacttgttgaattatgcaaGAGAACAGGACAACAGTAATTGAATGCAGTCAAGACGACATAGGTGAGTGCAGGTGGGCCTAGACAcggcaggtgagtgcaggtgggCCTAGACAcggcaggtgagtgcaggtgggCCTAGACAcggcaggtgagtgcaggtgggCCTAGACAcggcaggtgagtgcaggtgggCCTAGACAcggcaggtgagtgcaggtgggCCTAGACAcggcaggtgagtgcaggtgggCCTAGACAcggcaggtgagtgcaggtgggCCTAGACAcggcaggtgagtgcaggtgggCCTAGACAcggcaggtgagtgcaggtgggCCTAGACAcggcaggtgagtgcaggtgggCCTAGACAcggcaggtgagtgcaggtgggCCTAGACAcggcaggtgagtgcaggtgggCCTAGACAGggcaggtgagtgcaggtgggcctagacacagcaggtgagtgcaggtgggCCTAGAAGACCGAGCGCGTTTTTGGTGGTTACAGCCCTGTTCCACTCATTtatgttaaatgtatacataTATGCAAACTAATTTAGCCATATGCTAATTAGGCACAcacaaatataaaaaaaacatgacattttAAATTGAATAACTGAATTCCCACAAATCCCTGAATTCATTATTTGTCCGTGCCAGGAAAATGTTTCATGTGCTATAATTCTGTCAATATCTAAGGGATTTTAACAATTCTAAAAGTTTGGAGTATCTTCATCCCTTGTCCAACTGATACATTTAttagaaacaaacaaacaaccttTTAACAATTTTGATGACAGTTGCTACACACAGCAAatctcattcaagagtttttttttttttttttttttttttttttttttttaaagagtcaaCGGCCATCCCTCGTCCCTCATACACAGAAGACCCCCAGGCCAGAGGCAGTGGCATCATTCCAGGTGAGACTCATCACTTGTTTGCATTGACAAAGGCTAGTCTGTTACCTTGGTACATTGATGTGTCAGGCAGATTAAATAAGCAGTAGCTCAGTtcacctctcccttcatctcctctctGGTCGATCTGGATCCCTCTAGACATAGACGATCCAGATAAATGCTGGCCAAATGTAAACCTCTGACCAGTCAAATAACGACCAGGCTGAGGTGTCCTCATTGTCACCATGGCCCCTGGCTTTTTAACTGTGTTTTTATTCTGTCTCTCTttgccttttttgttgttgagaaaaACATTGTTTGGGGTGGGTCATGACATCACTCTCTTGCTATCCTCTTATCTGATTTTAAGGTTTCAGTTGGAACATGCTCAATGTTTGTTTCCATGGTGGAAAAGAAAAACACTTAATCAGACACGTGTCAGGTGGCCAGACCCAGGCAGGCCAGAGGTCTGGAAGACAGCGTGACATTCCGCTAGCCACGGTAATGGTCAGTAATAGTTCATGGTCTACCAAGGGGCAGTGCAGTTGGCATTGCACTGCTAAGTGTCGTCTCTGTACTGCTGCAAACAGTTACATGTCCTGTAGATGAGTTTGAGCTGCTCTGTTAAGACGCCTTTTCCGTTTGAAGTTGCAGGACGTGACAGGGTAGTGTGAGGGTAGCATATTGTATGTGATGGAATTTCACTGAATTTAGTTTATTTTTGACACTAAAAGCCATCGGTGACAATGTGTATACTTCCTAAATGTGTGAACAATGATTTCTCTCCGTaaatctgtctgtgtgtaggaGCCATTGCAGCTGCAGTATTCATTGGTTTCGTATTGGGTCTCTATGCAGTTCTGTGGAAGTGTATGGTCTCACCACCCCAAAGGTAAGGAACAAGAAACCAATCCAAACAGCATTCTCATGTGACATTGGTTTGAAAAGGAATACTTGTCCAGGCTTGATAGGATGTGACATCACAATCTCATCTCCAGTGGGTCAGGTTTTGGATCTAGTCCGACATTGCCACCATAATAATCTTTATTTCTCAAATAGTAACCAGTAATGTCAGTTTATTTGAAGTGAACTCTAATTACTCTCTGAGGTAATCATCTCTGTTTAAACACAGAATTGTTTATTTACTTATTTGGATACCATAGTTTAAGATTAAAGTAGATCATTTTACCCGAAATGACATTATGTataatcattttttttttcaatcacaAGTGATTCAGAAATGATTTAACATTTTATATTTAACCTATAGCGCATTATGAGTTAGTCACTAAGTAACAGCTGAACACTCAAcataggaagaagaggagggtgagggTTCAAGACAAGAGGAGCCAACTATGCTGACTGACAATCAGGATCTCATCTAGGCCATCTGGCCAGAGGATCCAACTCCTGCATCAAACCCCGGCCAGTCAAACGGACCCGAAAAGATCCACTCATACTGACTTGAGTCTCTCATCAGGATGTTCCTGGACATCAGAGAGGAAATGGAGATTCAGAAACATTTGCATAGAGCTAGGGGATGGCATAATTATGGATCTAGCTTATCATGGTCAGAGGATGGACCGGAATCTAAGGATCCGGTCAAATGGATCTAAAAGGATCTTCTAAATTGCCTTAAGAGGATCCACTCAAATGGCTAAAGGATCCAACTGAAGTGTGTCAGAGAGCATGAACAAACAATCTAAATCAGTTAAGCTGGGGTCTGCAGACCCATCAAACTTGTAAACATTTTTGtatgtaaaaaaataagaataatctGAATATTACTAACAGGTCAAACACATTTTTGCCAAGAGATCTGTTGAATTAGTTTAGAGtgtaaatacaataaaatgtcatattattaaTATACAATTTATGTTCTTAAACCCTGGACAACgtgggcctgggaggctcacagggatattggCATCTACAGTACTCACCAATTATACATTTTTCAACTCAATAacccatagtgtgtgtgtatatattttaaaCTGCAGTTTTCTTTCTGTCTCatgggaaaatgtgtagaattgcagaataTTAGTGCTAAAGCCGCAACAACACAAACTCTTTGCCCCATGACAAAATATGTCAAGAGGCTGGCCTTTTAAAATGTTCCTCCCCAGGACCGAGCCTTGGTTCGTCCGGCCATACACTGAAGTCATAGTAAAACACCGTGTATGCTATTTTTCTCACTCGAGTTGTTCTGATTGAGTGGGTCCCTTTATATATTTGCTATCACAAAAGAGGTGCCGGACCCCAATACTTTGAGAGAGCCTGATCTAAATGATTCTAGGATCCACTGTATGCCACAGTGCTATGCCTGCGTGAGATGCTGACTTTAACTGAAGCGTAGCTATACTGTTGTCTGCAGGTCACTGACAGTTGACAGTGAAATCTGTACTACTGAGGAAGGAGGCAGCACAGGTCACTGTTCTTCCTATCGGTCAACAAGCCTACTGGCCTGGCAAACATGtgggtatgtttttttttcttctgtttgggTGAAAGTGTGTGTAGATTTTGATTAGGGTTGACTACATGTGTTTGAAAGGAAAGTGATAATGAATGGGAAATTTGCTAATACTTTATATATTTGGTTGTGCATGTGATATGATGCTTTAGGTGAATGATTGAGCTGGAGTTAATGGCCTTATGATATCCAGGTTTTGTCATGTTACTTTTCCTCAGGATGTGACTTACTGTTCCTTTCATTAAACTGTGATTTGTGTTCTTGCACTTTTACTGAGTTTTCCCTTTTTTACTTTTATCAGTTAAATCTGAATTTACACCCGAGTTACTACTTAGTGTTGGGAGGAATGTACATTCACTGATTAACGAACAATGCAAATTATGCAACAGAACACTAGGAAAGGAGAGGTTTAAAATGAGCTCAAAATTGTCTCTGTCAAATACTAACAAATTATTGTGTTAGTGGGAGGTCTTGAAGTCATACAAAATTAGATGATTCTAAGAAATTCAAGTCTTAAGTCCTTTGGGTTTTATGTAACTAATAAACTTGTAAAATGTTCAAACTGTCCTGTCGTAATTTTAATGTAGCCTAGCCCACAAAAAGGTCTATATTTGATCTCTGCTGTGTTTAGTGCACGGGGTGAGAGGTTCCTGCAGGGCAGTGGGGGATTCATCATGGTCTGGTGTGGAACTTAGTGGTGTGGTGCTCTTGTTGCTCCCTCCTGTCCATCCAGACTCTGCTTCTGAAACAGACTAAAAGAACAGGAAAAGCTCTATCCTGGCAAGGCACATGCTTACCTAGGGATGACACACACCCTCTTTAGGTGAGATTAAGATTATCTGCAGAGAAGACCATGAATGCATCCCGCCTACTAAAGTGTCCCTCAGCATCCAGGAAGTGTTGTGGGTTTAAGATGTCTGGTGTCTCCCATTCAGCCTGATCAAACAGCACCGAGTTCAGGGTAAGCATCAACGCTGTGCTCTAGAAGCAACAACtatatgaacagtaacacacaactGCCCTACACAcaacactgagaacacacacacctttggTATGAGGTACCATCCAGCATAGTGCCTCTGTAGGCCATCCAGGGTGCGTTGAGAGATCTAATGATGGCATCTTCCGTGTAGGGAATACTGGCTCTGGTAGACATGTTAGACAGTGTTGGGCTGGCAGGAGGggtccatctaaactggaccttgtgtcagtgtgtcacaacAGAGGGTTTAACACCAATCGTCAACAGATCCAATAATTGTTAACATTAACTCATCTTTCATGAAGGAGGCACATACTAGTTTTAAAATGCCTTTCCATGTTGTCACAGGCTcaccctgtatgtgtgtgtgattatgcaGAGCAGGGTAGTGGAGGTGGTCTCAGAGCAGGGAGGTGGTCTCAGAGCAGGTCTCAGAgcagggaggtggaggtggtctCAGAgcagggaggtggaggtggtttCAGAGTGTGGAGGTGGTCTCAGAGCGTGGAGGTGGTCTCAGAGCAGGGAGTTGGAGGTGGTCTCAGAGCAGGTCTCAGAgcagggaggtggaggtggtctCAGAGCAGGTCTCAGAGAAGGGTGGTGAAGGTGGTCTCAAAGCAGGTCTCAGAGCAGGGCGGTGGAGGTGGTCTCAGAgcagggaggtggaggtggtctCAGAGCAGGGAGGTGGAGGTGATCTCAGAGCAGGTCTCAGAgcagggaggtggaggtggtctCAGAGCAGGTCTCAGAGCAGGGTGGTGGAGGTGGTCTCAGATAACACAGCACCAGGTTGGCCAGGTCAAACCCTGTGCTGTCAGGGGAGGGGTTCATCAATCacaaattaacattttcaaaactCATCATTGGGGGTAAATAACGTCAGAGGAACAGTAAGAGCCGCTTACATTCTATGTCTCTATGAGGAGTGTCCTCCTGCTGGTGTCCTGCTGGTGTCTTCCTGCTGGTGTCCTCCTGCTGGTGTCTTCCTGCTGGTGTCCTCCTGCTGGTGTCTTACCTGGGTCTATAGGGATTCCTCTATCAGCATGGCCTCAGACAGGTAGCTCAACAGGGTCTGGAAGTTGGGGTCGCTATAGTCAAAACAGCTCCCAAACATCAGCTGGCAGATGATATTACAGAGCGTTGTTCAGTAGatgcagatgcacaatcgagagcatcctgtcgggctgtgtcacagcctggtacagcaactgcaccgccctcaaacacaatgctctccagagggtggtgcggtctgcacaacgcatcaccgggggcaaagtatctgccctccatgacacctacagcccccgatgtcacaggaaggccaaaaagatcatcaaggacatcaaccaccttaGCCACCGCCTGTTCAcgccgctaccatccagaaggcgaggtcagtacaggtgcatcaaagctgggaccgagagactgaaaaacagcttctatctcaaggccatcagactgctaaatagctatcACTAACATAGAGGCGGCAGACTACATTGACATacaatcactggtcactttaataaatggatcactagtcactttatacaatttCACTCTAAAtgatgtcactttaataatgtttacatagcttacattactgtatatatactgtatcttataccatctattacaacaggtgtggactttacagtgaaatgcttacttacaagccaatAACAAAACAATGCAGGTAAGACTTAAAGTATTTacaaaaataaactgaagtataaaatattttcaaaaattgaaaaattaaggagcaacaataaaataacagtagcgaggctatatacagggtgtaccggtacagagtcaatgtgcgggggcactggttagtcgaggtaattgaggtaatatgtacatgtagctagaggtaaagtgactatgcatggataacaaacagagagtagcagtgtaaAAAAATGGCTCTGgggtggggacaatgcaaatagtccaggtagccatttgattaactgttcaggagacttatggcttggctgtcggcccgtcaggaagtctaggatccagttgcagagggaggagtccttttgttcgattaattccgtcgatatatattcaaaatgtccattaatttggcacgtttgatccagaaaaacactggttccaacttgcgcaacgtgactacaaaatatctcaaaagttacctgtaaactttgccaaaccatttcaaactacttttgtaatacaactttaggtatttttttacgtaaataatcgatacaattgaagacgggaagatctgtgttcaatacaggaggaaaacaaactgtagctagctttctgctcacgcgcctctatctaacagtacacttcaagtgaccctcgttcaagatggccatacttcttcattacccaaaggaataacctcaactaatttctaaagactgttgacatccagtggaagcgataggaactgcaagaaggtcccttagaaatggattcccaatgaaaacgcattgaaaagagagtgacctcaaaaaataaaatctgaatggtttgtcatcggggtttcgcctgctaaataagttttgttatactcacagacatgattcaaacagttttagaaacttcagagtgttttctatccaaatatactaataataggCATATTAttttctggggatgagtagcaggcagttgaatttgggcatgcatttcatccggacatgaaaatactgcccgctgtcaccaagaagttaaagaaaaaatcttggtccagtacgaggtgagtaatcactgtcctgatatccaaaAGCTATTTTCAGTCATACGagatggtggcagaaacattatgtacaaaatatgttACAAATAATGTGGATGgggacatgctctctctctctactgtctcc is a window of Oncorhynchus mykiss isolate Arlee chromosome 11, USDA_OmykA_1.1, whole genome shotgun sequence DNA encoding:
- the sb:cb288 gene encoding uncharacterized protein sb:cb288 isoform X2 is translated as MWTEVKNQTKNVFSDGNTSERAVPMHTWVLATYEQRNESTAIPRPSYTEDPQARGSGIIPGFSWNMLNVCFHGGKEKHLIRHVSGGQTQAGQRSGRQRDIPLATEPLQLQYSLVSYWVSMQFCGSVWSHHPKGRRGG
- the sb:cb288 gene encoding uncharacterized protein sb:cb288 isoform X1 yields the protein MWTEVKNQTKNVFSDGNTSERAVPMHTWVLATYEQRNESTAIPRPSYTEDPQARGSGIIPGFSWNMLNVCFHGGKEKHLIRHVSGGQTQAGQRSGRQRDIPLATVMEPLQLQYSLVSYWVSMQFCGSVWSHHPKGRRGG
- the sb:cb288 gene encoding uncharacterized protein sb:cb288 isoform X3 encodes the protein MWTEVKNQTKNVFSDGNTSERAVPMHTWVLATYEQRNESTAIPRPSYTEDPQARGSGIIPGAIAAAVFIGFVLGLYAVLWKCMVSPPQRKKRRVRVQDKRSQLC